A single genomic interval of Oryzomonas sagensis harbors:
- a CDS encoding tetratricopeptide repeat protein, which translates to MKPCFLLIALSAILLSSCATTGSPTRVDPSPSRLAYGNQSRALYLYSRARLSAYDGDFPTALSILRDALELDPASPFLNNAVAEVKLKIGQAQEAMEYFDKAIKLDPTYREPYIMAGTTLSSIGKDREALDYLRKAVQLDPSREDAYLHLSLALSRLNEYEETVTTLKSLIKVNPDSMLGYYYLGRAYSQMKLYREAVGYFQKALELRPEFEQAALDMAASYEALGDYPQAIETYKNILDDDDSKVPVLQRLIQLLIQQRRFEDALDLLKRAADSGLSGPETMRKIGLLHLELEQYDDAIKVFNDMLEKDSSADQIRFYLGMAYEEKGDIDRAYAEYTKIPHASAAYLDAIGHIAFILKEKGKTDQAVGMLKDAIAGNPGQLDLYLNLSTLYESLGKVDDALALVLGAEKDFPNEPRLFFRIGVLYDKQGKKNESIEQMKKVLAISPKDSQALNFLGYTYAELGINLEQALEYLKQAVAIRPNDGFFLDSLGWVYFKMKKFDEAVKYLEEANRQVEEDSTIAEHLGDAYYAKREYHKALKLYKRALKIEPERKDLADKLRKLKGEPGDR; encoded by the coding sequence GTGAAGCCCTGTTTTCTATTGATAGCACTGTCCGCCATTCTGCTCTCCTCCTGCGCGACAACCGGTTCCCCGACGCGTGTCGATCCCTCGCCGTCCCGCTTGGCATACGGCAACCAGTCCCGGGCCCTGTATCTCTATTCCCGGGCTCGTTTGTCGGCCTACGACGGTGATTTCCCCACCGCCCTGTCCATTCTGAGGGATGCCCTTGAGTTGGACCCGGCATCCCCCTTTCTCAACAACGCCGTTGCCGAGGTCAAGCTGAAGATCGGGCAGGCACAAGAGGCCATGGAATACTTCGACAAGGCCATCAAGCTCGACCCGACCTATCGTGAGCCCTATATCATGGCCGGCACGACCCTGTCGTCCATCGGCAAGGACCGGGAAGCACTCGATTATCTGCGCAAGGCGGTCCAGCTCGACCCTTCCCGGGAAGACGCCTATCTGCACCTGTCCCTGGCCCTGTCGCGGCTCAACGAGTACGAAGAGACCGTCACCACGCTCAAGTCGCTGATCAAGGTCAATCCCGACTCCATGCTGGGGTACTACTATCTCGGCAGGGCCTACAGCCAGATGAAGCTGTACCGCGAAGCGGTGGGGTACTTTCAGAAAGCCCTCGAATTGCGGCCCGAGTTCGAACAGGCCGCCCTCGACATGGCCGCTTCCTATGAAGCCCTGGGGGACTATCCCCAGGCGATCGAGACCTATAAGAACATTCTCGATGACGACGACAGCAAGGTCCCGGTCCTGCAGCGCCTGATACAGCTTCTTATTCAGCAGCGCCGCTTCGAGGATGCCCTTGACCTCCTGAAGCGGGCAGCGGATTCCGGACTTTCCGGCCCGGAAACCATGCGTAAGATCGGGCTGCTCCATCTTGAACTGGAACAGTATGATGACGCCATCAAGGTATTCAACGATATGCTCGAAAAGGATTCGAGCGCCGATCAGATACGTTTCTATCTGGGGATGGCCTATGAGGAGAAGGGCGATATCGACCGGGCTTATGCCGAATACACCAAAATACCTCACGCTTCGGCCGCCTACCTGGATGCCATCGGGCACATCGCCTTTATCCTCAAGGAAAAGGGCAAGACCGACCAGGCGGTGGGGATGCTCAAGGATGCCATTGCCGGCAATCCGGGCCAGCTGGACCTCTATCTCAACCTGTCAACGCTCTACGAGTCGCTCGGCAAGGTCGATGATGCCCTGGCCCTGGTGCTGGGCGCGGAAAAGGACTTCCCGAACGAGCCCCGCCTTTTTTTCCGCATCGGCGTTCTTTACGACAAGCAGGGCAAAAAGAACGAATCCATCGAACAGATGAAAAAGGTGCTCGCCATCAGTCCCAAGGATTCCCAGGCGCTCAATTTTCTGGGCTACACCTATGCAGAGTTGGGCATCAACCTGGAACAGGCGTTGGAATACCTCAAGCAGGCCGTTGCCATCCGCCCCAATGATGGGTTTTTCCTGGACAGTCTCGGTTGGGTTTACTTCAAGATGAAAAAGTTCGATGAGGCCGTGAAATACCTGGAGGAGGCCAACCGCCAGGTTGAGGAAGACTCCACCATCGCCGAGCACCTGGGGGACGCCTATTATGCCAAGCGGGAGTACCACAAGGCGCTGAAGCTTTACAAACGCGCGCTGAAGATCGAACCGGAACGCAAGGATTTGGCGGACAAGCTGCGCAAGCTCAAAGGGGAGCCGGGTGATCGATGA
- a CDS encoding AAA family ATPase: protein MQRNILKSLLKSSAYPEAAGVVELIQTHVSWIFLAGDTVYKIKKPVDFGFLNFSTIDRRRFYCHEEVRLNSRLCPDIYLGVVEVREAPGGAAFFGDGPIIDYAVKMRRLPAGRMLDQLVSRGEVTAADMRAVAKVIADFHLAAATSPAISEYGRRERVMANWQENFAQSAADNSRTPLSPDELAVIREWVSSFVESRAELFEKRIAQGFIRECDGDIHLENICLTDGRIYIFDCIEFNERFRYCDTAADIAFLLMDLDYHRRHDLAEAVQDEYLAASGDAGLLELVDFYKLYRAFVRGKVENLRQNDSGIDPQEQERAGVRAAGYFRLARGYIERQRQKTTLFITCGLTGSGKSTLAAQLAFELGIATYNSDRVRKQMAALPPDTAMRVPFGTGLYSAAASEATYAELLRLAEAELGAGRSVVIDACFISRSRRRPFIHLAERLAVRCVVLHCACPETEHRRRLVAREAAGENISDGRLEILELQRDSFQPPDASEGLVVNVATDAAPETLTTPIYARLAP from the coding sequence ATGCAACGCAATATACTAAAATCATTATTGAAATCCAGCGCATACCCGGAGGCGGCCGGCGTCGTCGAACTGATTCAGACGCACGTTTCCTGGATATTCCTGGCGGGCGACACGGTCTACAAGATCAAAAAGCCCGTTGATTTCGGGTTTCTCAACTTCTCGACCATCGATCGGCGCCGGTTTTACTGCCATGAAGAGGTACGGCTCAACAGCCGTCTCTGCCCGGATATCTACCTGGGAGTCGTCGAAGTGCGGGAGGCTCCCGGCGGAGCCGCATTTTTCGGGGACGGCCCGATCATCGATTATGCCGTCAAGATGAGGCGACTCCCGGCAGGACGGATGCTCGACCAACTGGTGTCCAGGGGAGAGGTAACCGCCGCCGATATGCGGGCGGTGGCCAAGGTCATCGCCGACTTCCACCTCGCCGCCGCCACCTCGCCCGCCATCAGCGAATACGGTCGACGGGAACGGGTCATGGCCAATTGGCAGGAAAACTTTGCCCAGAGCGCGGCAGACAATTCCCGCACGCCGCTCTCACCCGACGAGTTGGCGGTGATCCGGGAATGGGTGTCCTCATTTGTCGAAAGCCGGGCTGAGCTTTTTGAAAAACGGATAGCCCAAGGGTTCATCCGTGAATGCGACGGAGATATCCACCTGGAGAACATCTGCCTGACCGACGGCAGGATTTACATCTTCGACTGCATCGAGTTCAACGAGCGCTTCCGCTACTGCGACACGGCCGCCGATATCGCCTTTCTGCTCATGGACCTCGACTATCACCGCCGTCACGACCTGGCAGAGGCGGTGCAGGACGAATATCTGGCCGCCTCGGGTGATGCCGGCCTTCTGGAACTGGTCGATTTCTACAAGCTGTACCGCGCCTTTGTGCGGGGCAAGGTGGAAAATCTCCGCCAGAACGACAGCGGCATAGATCCGCAGGAGCAGGAACGCGCCGGAGTGAGAGCGGCCGGATACTTCCGGCTGGCGCGCGGTTACATCGAGCGGCAGCGCCAGAAAACGACTCTTTTCATCACCTGCGGCCTCACCGGGAGCGGCAAAAGCACCCTGGCGGCACAACTGGCCTTTGAGCTCGGCATTGCGACCTACAATTCGGACAGGGTTCGCAAACAGATGGCGGCCCTGCCGCCGGATACGGCCATGCGCGTGCCGTTCGGGACCGGCCTGTACTCGGCCGCAGCCAGCGAGGCCACCTATGCCGAACTGCTGCGTCTGGCGGAAGCCGAACTCGGTGCGGGACGTTCCGTCGTCATCGATGCTTGCTTCATCAGCCGCAGTCGGCGGCGCCCCTTCATCCACCTGGCCGAAAGACTCGCAGTCCGTTGCGTCGTGCTGCACTGCGCCTGCCCGGAGACGGAGCATCGCCGCCGTCTGGTCGCACGGGAAGCGGCCGGCGAGAACATCTCCGACGGACGCCTGGAGATTCTCGAATTGCAGCGCGACAGCTTCCAACCGCCCGATGCGTCGGAAGGGCTCGTGGTAAACGTTGCCACGGACGCTGCGCCCGAGACCCTCACCACCCCGATCTACGCGAGGCTCGCGCCATGA